The genomic region GTGATCGATCACGTGGTCGCGCAGGCCGGGTGAGCGGGAGGGCCGACGGCCGGTGAGCCGGAGAACCGGCGGGCGGTGGTCGCGGGGAGCCGACCGCCGGTGAGCCGAGGGAGAACGCCGGGCCGCCGATGAGTTTCGCCGGCCCGGGCGGTCTGTCCCCTCGTCGACCACCACAGGAGGAGCGCCGTGCCCCAGCAGCTACTGCGAGTGCAGAACTTCAACGTCTCCAGTGACGGATTCGGTGCCGGTGAGCACCAGAGTTTGGAGCGGCCCTTCGGCCACGCCGACCCGGGGCAGATGTTCGCCTGGGCCGGCGCCACCGCGAGCTGGCCCAACCGCACCGACCCCGGCGGCAGCCGCGGTCTCGACGACTACCTCACTCGTGACTTCACGAACAACATCGGCGCCGAGATCATGGGCCGCAACAAGTTCAGCCCGCAGCGCGGCCCCTGGCAGGACCACGAGTGGAAGGGCTGGTGGGGCGACGAGCCGCCGTTCCACACGCCGGTGTTCGTGATGACCCACCACGAGCGTCCGTCGTTCACCCTCTCCGACACCACGTTCCACTTCGTCGGCGGCGACCCGGCCGAGGTCCTGGAGCAGGCGCGCAAGGCGGCCGAGGGCAAGGACGTCCGGCTGGGCGGCGGGGCGACCACCATCCGGGAGTTCCTCGACGCCGACCTGGTGGACACACTGCATGTGGCGGTCTCGCCCGGCGTGGTGCTCGGATCGGGATCACGGCTGTGGGAGTCCCCCGAGGAGCTGTTCGACCGCTTCCACTGCGATGTGGTGCCCAGTCCCAGCGGGGTGATCCATCACCTGTTCTGGAGGAAGTGACGGCTTCCGGTGACGGAAGGTCAGGCGCCCTTGCCCCAGTCCAGGCGGTCGGCGAGCCCGGCTGCGGTGAAGGCGGCTTCCAGCTCCTCGCGGCCTTCGGTGAAGTGGGCCCAGCTGTCGTAGTGCACGGGGACGACGCGGCGGGCGCCGAGGATCCGCGCGGCCTCCGCCGCC from Streptomyces chartreusis NRRL 3882 harbors:
- a CDS encoding dihydrofolate reductase family protein; translation: MPQQLLRVQNFNVSSDGFGAGEHQSLERPFGHADPGQMFAWAGATASWPNRTDPGGSRGLDDYLTRDFTNNIGAEIMGRNKFSPQRGPWQDHEWKGWWGDEPPFHTPVFVMTHHERPSFTLSDTTFHFVGGDPAEVLEQARKAAEGKDVRLGGGATTIREFLDADLVDTLHVAVSPGVVLGSGSRLWESPEELFDRFHCDVVPSPSGVIHHLFWRK